The following proteins come from a genomic window of Alicyclobacillus dauci:
- a CDS encoding Nramp family divalent metal transporter produces the protein MTVVTQHIERDSKAVAAARAALSQKKRGIRALLPFVGPAFIAAIAYVDPGNYATNIQSGSEFGYKLLWVVVLANLMAMLIQNMSAKLGIATGRSLPEMCRQYFPTWLSYIMWGFSEVAAMATDIAEFLGATLGLNLLFHIPMLLATVLTGITTYLILTLERFGFRPLEKFIASFVIVIALCYIVETVLAKPQLSQIVYHSVVPWMGNKDALLLAVGVIGATVMPHAVYLHSGLTQNRVTPRNDSEKRKIARFNTKEVIVAMVLAGFVNLSMMFMAASAFHGTGHTQIADISTAYKTLTPLLGSASAAVFLVSLLASGISSSAVGTMAGQVIMQGFVGFTIPVWVRRVITMLPTFIIVALGVDPTQTLVISQVVLSLVLPMPVIALVYFTRRKDIMGVLVNKKSVTVLATICTVVIVTLNLILLYLSFFG, from the coding sequence CGTTGTTACCTTTTGTTGGCCCTGCTTTTATTGCTGCAATTGCCTACGTAGATCCGGGTAATTACGCAACGAACATTCAGAGTGGTTCTGAATTTGGATATAAATTGCTTTGGGTCGTTGTCTTAGCGAACTTGATGGCCATGCTGATTCAGAACATGTCGGCAAAACTTGGGATCGCGACGGGGCGGAGCCTTCCGGAGATGTGTAGACAATACTTCCCGACATGGCTTTCCTATATCATGTGGGGTTTTTCGGAAGTTGCAGCCATGGCAACCGATATTGCGGAATTTCTGGGGGCAACCCTCGGATTGAATTTACTGTTTCATATTCCCATGCTTCTCGCTACGGTTCTGACTGGAATTACAACGTACCTCATTCTCACACTGGAACGATTCGGGTTTAGACCATTAGAGAAGTTTATTGCATCGTTTGTCATCGTCATTGCCCTTTGCTATATCGTTGAGACCGTCTTGGCAAAACCGCAGTTGAGTCAAATTGTATATCATAGTGTCGTCCCATGGATGGGGAATAAAGATGCATTGTTACTGGCAGTCGGTGTTATTGGAGCCACGGTCATGCCGCATGCAGTTTACCTGCACTCAGGGCTAACACAAAACCGCGTCACTCCACGAAATGACAGTGAAAAGCGTAAAATTGCGCGGTTTAACACAAAGGAAGTTATCGTCGCCATGGTGCTCGCGGGGTTCGTGAATCTATCCATGATGTTCATGGCGGCATCCGCATTCCATGGTACGGGGCACACACAGATTGCCGATATCTCAACAGCATATAAAACTCTGACGCCACTGCTTGGTTCAGCGTCAGCTGCCGTGTTTCTGGTATCTTTGTTGGCCTCTGGAATCTCGAGTTCAGCAGTCGGTACGATGGCGGGACAAGTCATCATGCAGGGCTTTGTGGGATTCACAATCCCTGTGTGGGTGCGCCGTGTGATCACCATGCTGCCCACATTCATCATTGTGGCGCTAGGCGTCGATCCGACGCAGACACTCGTGATTAGCCAGGTGGTACTTAGTCTCGTCCTCCCAATGCCCGTCATTGCATTAGTGTACTTCACACGGCGCAAAGATATCATGGGGGTCTTAGTGAACAAAAAATCGGTGACTGTCTTAGCCACAATTTGCACAGTGGTCATTGTGACGCTCAATTTAATACTTCTCTATCTATCGTTTTTCGGATGA